Proteins co-encoded in one Bacillus infantis NRRL B-14911 genomic window:
- a CDS encoding right-handed parallel beta-helix repeat-containing protein yields MASKNYYDVTEWPVGNPYEDIGGVINSIIADVKSRQTDNDVNKGGKPGAVIYIPPGDYRLASQVVIDISFLKIMGSGHGFTSSSIRFNTPENEWADLHELWPGGSRILVDIPVGANEEEFKGAAFYVERSGNPRISSVEFADFCIDGLHFIDDGSGEANPENTYTNGKTGIYVAGACDSFRITGMGLVYLEHGLTIYHADALTIHDNFIAECGSCIELRGWGQASKITDNLIGAGFKGYSIYAQNFGGLLVTANNVFPRGASSIYFDGVTRSSITNNRLHSFYPGMVVFKENCSENLISSNHFLRDHEPWTPFVGKDNGLDDLYGLLCINGNHNSVMANHFSEVINIQHIKPAGATPVIIRIVSGSGNYISNNHVVATGVDAKSSDSCFSAQVEALLTTEASEPLTVTTVLVEKESSQNTILDSGREGQVVLDKNVNAFRATP; encoded by the coding sequence ATGGCCAGCAAAAATTACTACGATGTAACAGAGTGGCCTGTCGGTAATCCGTATGAGGATATTGGCGGGGTAATCAATAGTATTATTGCAGATGTTAAAAGCCGGCAAACGGATAATGATGTGAATAAAGGCGGAAAGCCGGGTGCGGTTATTTATATTCCGCCGGGGGATTATCGTCTTGCCAGCCAGGTGGTTATAGATATCAGTTTTCTTAAAATTATGGGTTCTGGTCACGGGTTTACGTCTTCGAGTATTCGTTTTAATACTCCTGAGAATGAATGGGCGGATTTGCATGAATTATGGCCGGGAGGAAGCCGGATACTTGTAGATATTCCCGTGGGTGCGAACGAAGAGGAGTTTAAAGGAGCTGCATTTTATGTTGAAAGAAGTGGTAATCCCCGTATAAGTTCGGTGGAGTTTGCTGACTTTTGTATTGATGGTTTGCATTTTATTGATGATGGTTCAGGTGAAGCAAATCCGGAAAACACGTATACTAACGGAAAGACGGGGATCTATGTTGCGGGTGCTTGTGACTCTTTTCGGATTACAGGCATGGGATTGGTGTATTTAGAGCATGGACTTACTATTTATCATGCAGATGCTCTGACCATACATGATAATTTCATAGCTGAATGCGGCAGCTGCATAGAATTGCGAGGCTGGGGCCAGGCTTCAAAAATAACCGACAACCTGATCGGAGCCGGTTTTAAAGGGTATTCCATTTACGCCCAAAATTTTGGCGGGCTTTTGGTAACAGCGAATAATGTTTTTCCGAGAGGTGCGAGCAGCATCTATTTTGATGGTGTGACACGTTCAAGCATCACAAATAATAGACTTCATTCCTTTTATCCGGGAATGGTGGTATTCAAGGAAAATTGCTCGGAAAATCTGATTTCTTCCAATCACTTTTTACGTGACCATGAACCCTGGACCCCTTTTGTAGGAAAAGACAATGGTTTAGATGATCTGTATGGCCTCCTCTGTATCAATGGCAATCATAATTCTGTCATGGCCAATCACTTTTCTGAAGTCATCAATATCCAGCACATCAAGCCGGCAGGTGCCACACCAGTCATCATACGGATTGTATCGGGCAGTGGAAATTATATCTCCAATAATCATGTAGTTGCCACAGGAGTAGATGCCAAGTCAAGTGATTCCTGTTTCTCTGCACAAGTAGAAGCCCTGCTGACAACCGAAGCATCAGAGCCGCTTACCGTAACAACCGTACTGGTAGAAAAAGAGTCGTCTCAAAATACTATCCTTGATTCGGGAAGAGAAGGGCAGGTTGTTCTCGATAAGAATGTCAATGCGTTTAGAGCGACACCATGA
- a CDS encoding transposase, producing MPRQARKKSMTGIYHVMLRGINKQTIFEDDEDRRRFIYTVLKYKKKYDFDLFAYCLMDNHVHLLLKEKEITLSDIIKNLSSSYVYWYNTKYDRSGHLFQGRFRSENVETTPYFLKVIRYIHQNPLKAGLARTAFSSKWTSINEYTSPSSALNTAAALKLFSQNKDESITLFKEYMNALNQDECLEDNPRSRKTDEQLISYIREIGIHHTSMLQQMNKPQRNTILRELRKLEGVSDRQLSRVTGVSRSIIQRLG from the coding sequence ATGCCTAGACAGGCAAGGAAGAAGAGTATGACCGGAATATATCACGTCATGTTAAGGGGGATCAATAAGCAGACGATTTTTGAAGATGATGAAGACAGGAGGCGATTCATTTATACGGTATTGAAGTATAAGAAGAAATATGATTTCGATCTTTTTGCTTACTGCCTTATGGATAACCACGTTCACCTGCTGCTGAAAGAAAAAGAAATAACTTTATCAGATATAATCAAAAACCTCAGCTCTAGCTATGTTTATTGGTATAACACTAAATATGATCGCAGCGGCCATCTGTTTCAAGGCCGGTTCCGAAGTGAAAATGTTGAAACCACACCTTATTTCCTCAAAGTAATCCGCTATATACACCAAAACCCTCTGAAAGCTGGTCTGGCCAGGACTGCATTCTCCAGTAAATGGACCAGTATCAATGAATATACATCTCCATCAAGCGCATTAAACACCGCGGCTGCCCTTAAATTATTCTCCCAAAACAAAGACGAATCCATAACCTTATTCAAAGAATATATGAATGCACTAAACCAGGATGAATGCCTGGAGGATAACCCGCGTTCACGCAAAACAGATGAACAACTGATCAGCTATATACGAGAAATCGGAATTCATCATACCAGTATGCTGCAGCAAATGAATAAACCTCAGCGAAATACGATCTTAAGAGAATTAAGAAAACTAGAAGGAGTCTCGGACCGGCAATTATCGAGAGTTACGGGGGTATCGAGAAGCATTATTCAGAGATTAGGTTGA
- a CDS encoding ABC transporter permease, with product MKLWVLAIAAFVLSGVSLFIGAIDIGIGDLLDWESDEAQIFLISRVPRLMAIILAGAGMSIAGLIMQSLSRNKFVSPTTAGTLDAAKLGILISMLFFTNVTYTQQVLFSFAFALAGTFVFMQILDRVKFKDVIFVPLIGIMYGNILSSITTFFAYEADLLQNISSWLMGSFTLVISGRYELLYISVPAVILAYIYANKFTVAGMGEDFAKNLGLSYKVVLNLGLILVAIISTTVVLTVGVIPFLGLIVPNIVSLYLGDNLRKSIPHTALLGIVFLLICDIIGRIVIHPYEIPVNVTVAVIGSAIFLIMLFRGRAYAKK from the coding sequence ATGAAACTATGGGTTTTGGCAATTGCAGCTTTTGTGTTGTCTGGTGTGTCGCTTTTTATTGGGGCGATTGATATTGGGATAGGTGATTTGCTTGATTGGGAGTCGGATGAGGCGCAGATTTTCCTGATCAGCCGGGTGCCGCGTTTGATGGCGATTATTTTGGCTGGGGCGGGGATGAGTATTGCCGGTTTGATTATGCAGTCTTTGAGCCGGAATAAATTTGTGTCGCCGACGACGGCCGGTACGCTGGATGCAGCGAAGCTGGGGATTTTGATTTCGATGCTGTTTTTTACGAATGTGACGTATACGCAGCAGGTGCTGTTCAGCTTTGCGTTTGCTTTGGCGGGGACATTTGTTTTCATGCAGATTCTCGACCGGGTGAAGTTCAAGGATGTTATTTTTGTGCCGCTGATCGGGATTATGTATGGAAATATTTTATCCTCGATCACGACGTTTTTTGCTTATGAAGCAGACCTGCTCCAGAATATTTCTTCCTGGCTGATGGGGAGCTTCACGTTAGTGATTTCCGGCCGGTATGAGCTTTTATACATAAGTGTTCCAGCGGTGATCCTGGCGTATATTTACGCAAATAAATTCACAGTGGCAGGCATGGGCGAGGATTTTGCGAAGAATCTGGGCTTGAGCTATAAGGTTGTGCTGAACCTGGGGCTGATCCTGGTTGCCATCATTTCCACAACTGTCGTGCTGACAGTCGGTGTCATTCCGTTCCTTGGGCTGATTGTGCCGAATATCGTTTCGCTTTATCTGGGCGATAATTTGCGCAAATCCATTCCGCATACCGCTTTATTGGGGATTGTGTTCCTGCTCATTTGCGATATTATCGGGCGGATTGTGATCCATCCATACGAGATTCCGGTCAATGTAACAGTGGCAGTCATCGGCAGTGCGATCTTCTTAATTATGCTGTTTAGGGGGAGAGCATATGCGAAAAAATAG
- a CDS encoding iron chelate uptake ABC transporter family permease subunit has translation MRKNSTKLIFLAVLAIVSILFYAFYDIKGGFDYAFPRRMMKIAAMVITGTAIAYSTVVFQTITHNRILTPSMMGLGSMYEVVQTLIYFFGGSMSVWVLNKYLNFGTAIFAMVLFALLLYRFLFRADKYPIYLLLLIGMIIGTLLGSLVTFLQVIIDPVEYLSLQSRLFATFTNVKSDLLMIAAGILLVAFIYGFRIMGQLDVMSLGRDNAMNLGINYDRMVMNILILSSVLIATSTALVGPITFFGLIVANLSYQFLVTYKHSVLILGASLISIIALVGGQFLVEHIFELRTTLSVIINFVGGIYFIYLLLKESRSAG, from the coding sequence ATGCGAAAAAATAGTACGAAACTGATATTCCTTGCCGTGCTGGCCATTGTTAGTATATTATTCTATGCTTTTTACGATATTAAAGGCGGCTTCGACTACGCCTTCCCAAGGCGGATGATGAAAATAGCGGCCATGGTGATAACCGGAACCGCGATTGCGTATTCGACCGTCGTGTTCCAGACGATCACCCATAACCGCATCCTGACGCCTTCGATGATGGGGCTTGGCTCCATGTATGAAGTGGTGCAGACCCTGATCTACTTTTTCGGCGGATCAATGTCTGTCTGGGTGCTCAATAAATATTTGAATTTCGGCACAGCGATTTTTGCGATGGTCCTGTTTGCGCTGCTGCTCTATCGGTTCTTATTCAGAGCTGACAAATATCCTATATATCTGCTTCTGTTGATCGGGATGATCATCGGGACACTGCTCGGCAGCCTTGTGACTTTCCTGCAGGTTATCATCGATCCGGTTGAATATTTAAGCCTTCAGAGCCGCTTGTTTGCGACTTTTACCAATGTGAAATCTGATTTATTAATGATTGCAGCCGGCATTCTGCTTGTGGCGTTCATTTACGGATTCCGCATCATGGGCCAGCTGGATGTGATGTCGCTCGGACGCGACAATGCGATGAATCTTGGCATCAATTATGACCGCATGGTGATGAATATCCTCATCCTGTCGTCCGTGCTGATTGCCACTTCGACCGCATTGGTGGGGCCGATTACCTTCTTTGGCCTGATCGTAGCCAATCTTTCTTATCAATTTCTGGTTACCTATAAGCATTCAGTGCTGATTTTGGGTGCCAGCCTGATCAGTATCATTGCCCTGGTCGGCGGGCAGTTCCTTGTGGAACATATTTTTGAACTGCGCACCACATTAAGTGTGATTATCAATTTTGTCGGCGGTATTTACTTCATTTACTTATTATTAAAAGAAAGTAGGTCAGCAGGATGA
- a CDS encoding iron ABC transporter ATP-binding protein yields the protein MIEIKGLTKHFGKKPVVEDVSVTIEPGTITSFIGPNGAGKSTLLSMVSRLLDSDTGEVLLDKNNIKKWKSNGFAKRVSILKQSNFINVRLTVRELVSFGRYPYSKGRLTAEDEKLVEQALEYMNLLEMQDQFLDELSGGQKQRAFIAMVIAQDTDYILLDEPLNNLDMKHSVQIMKILRRLVDELGKTVVIVLHDINFASVYSDRIVALKNGKLVKNGKTHEIINSDALREIYDMDIPIQEQNGCRICVYFNSHA from the coding sequence ATGATAGAAATCAAAGGACTCACAAAGCATTTTGGCAAAAAGCCTGTTGTGGAGGATGTGTCGGTCACAATCGAGCCGGGGACGATTACGTCATTCATCGGGCCGAACGGTGCCGGGAAATCGACGCTTCTTTCGATGGTAAGCCGTCTATTGGATTCAGATACAGGTGAAGTTCTGCTGGATAAAAATAACATTAAAAAATGGAAGTCAAATGGATTCGCCAAACGCGTTTCCATTTTGAAGCAGTCCAATTTTATCAATGTCCGTTTGACCGTGCGCGAGCTGGTTTCGTTTGGCCGCTACCCGTATTCAAAAGGCCGCCTGACAGCAGAGGATGAAAAACTTGTTGAGCAGGCGCTGGAATATATGAATCTGCTGGAAATGCAGGATCAGTTTCTGGATGAACTGTCAGGCGGGCAGAAGCAGCGTGCGTTCATTGCCATGGTCATTGCGCAGGATACGGATTATATTTTGCTTGATGAGCCGCTCAATAACCTTGATATGAAGCACTCTGTCCAGATCATGAAAATTTTGCGCAGGCTGGTCGATGAGCTTGGAAAAACGGTTGTCATTGTGCTCCATGATATTAACTTTGCGTCTGTGTATTCGGACCGCATTGTCGCTTTGAAGAATGGGAAGCTTGTGAAAAACGGGAAGACCCATGAGATTATCAACTCTGATGCATTGCGGGAAATTTACGATATGGATATTCCTATTCAGGAGCAGAATGGATGTCGTATCTGTGTTTATTTTAATTCACATGCTTGA
- a CDS encoding siderophore ABC transporter substrate-binding protein translates to MKKWKIASALLAASLMLAACGSDEEASGEKEVKPAGEQTSGAAAEQNGAYPMTVSPTVASVEGEEGAEPYSFEDITFEKMPENIVVFDYGFLDTLDALGVEGITGVAKDSSLPDQLEKYTSDEYTSVGSLKEPLLEDVAELDPDVIFISGRQSPFYEELSEIAPVVFVGTSQEDYWGTFQSSVDLAAKMFGKETEAEEYMAKIDTALEEVKTLSGNYETSLVTMYNEGKLSGFATNSRYGYIYDQYGFKPVTEDIEASSHGSNFGFEALLEFDPQVLFVIDRTAAVGGDSNIKADMENAIIKKTEAYKNKKIVYLDGPLWYLSGGGLQSELSKIEEVLAELK, encoded by the coding sequence ATGAAAAAATGGAAAATCGCGAGTGCACTACTAGCAGCTTCACTTATGCTTGCAGCATGTGGATCCGATGAGGAAGCCTCAGGGGAAAAAGAAGTTAAGCCTGCAGGTGAGCAAACTTCCGGGGCAGCAGCTGAGCAAAATGGTGCTTATCCAATGACGGTATCTCCGACGGTGGCTTCTGTTGAAGGGGAAGAGGGCGCTGAACCGTACAGCTTTGAAGATATAACATTTGAAAAAATGCCGGAGAACATCGTTGTCTTTGATTACGGTTTCCTGGATACATTGGATGCACTCGGCGTTGAAGGAATCACAGGGGTTGCAAAAGACTCTTCCTTGCCGGATCAGCTTGAAAAATATACTTCTGACGAATATACAAGTGTGGGCAGTTTAAAAGAGCCGCTACTTGAAGATGTTGCCGAGCTTGACCCGGACGTCATTTTCATCTCAGGACGCCAGTCACCATTCTATGAAGAGCTGAGCGAAATTGCACCGGTCGTATTTGTTGGAACTTCACAGGAAGACTATTGGGGCACATTCCAGTCATCTGTTGACCTGGCAGCGAAAATGTTTGGAAAAGAAACTGAAGCAGAAGAATATATGGCGAAGATCGATACAGCTTTAGAGGAAGTCAAAACGCTGTCTGGAAACTATGAAACATCTTTAGTGACCATGTATAACGAAGGGAAATTGTCCGGCTTTGCTACAAACTCCCGTTACGGCTACATCTATGATCAATATGGCTTCAAGCCGGTAACAGAAGATATCGAAGCTTCATCCCACGGATCAAACTTCGGTTTCGAAGCACTACTGGAATTTGATCCGCAGGTATTATTTGTAATCGACCGCACAGCAGCCGTTGGCGGCGACTCCAACATCAAAGCCGATATGGAAAATGCCATCATCAAGAAAACAGAAGCCTACAAAAACAAGAAAATCGTATACCTCGACGGCCCGCTATGGTACCTGAGCGGCGGCGGACTCCAGTCCGAACTTTCAAAGATCGAAGAAGTATTGGCTGAGTTGAAATAA
- a CDS encoding O-methyltransferase, producing MKKINDYIDSVFYKEDALLEEVLSSIVENGMRSISVSPSTGKLLTMLVSISGAKNVLEIGALGGYSGICLARGFGSEGRLTSLELVESYAELAHRNLAKAGFGGQVSYLTGPALESLELLVGDNKKFDFFFIDADKENYENYLEHCILLAEKGALIVCDNVLAKGTVADEDIEPTRHTEFMKKFNQAVADHPRLESVLVPIGDGLTVSRVK from the coding sequence ATGAAGAAGATAAATGATTATATTGATTCGGTATTCTATAAGGAGGATGCACTGCTGGAGGAAGTTCTTTCATCCATCGTGGAAAATGGGATGCGGTCTATCTCTGTCTCACCATCCACAGGAAAGCTGCTGACGATGCTGGTCTCGATTTCAGGTGCTAAAAATGTACTTGAAATAGGGGCGCTTGGAGGGTACAGCGGAATCTGCCTTGCCAGGGGATTCGGCAGCGAAGGAAGATTGACTTCACTTGAACTGGTGGAAAGTTATGCAGAACTGGCACATAGGAATCTGGCAAAAGCAGGTTTTGGCGGTCAGGTGTCGTATTTGACTGGACCAGCTTTGGAGAGCCTGGAACTGCTTGTGGGAGATAATAAGAAATTCGATTTTTTCTTTATTGATGCAGATAAAGAGAATTACGAAAACTATCTGGAGCATTGCATCCTGCTGGCAGAAAAGGGAGCATTGATTGTTTGTGACAATGTACTAGCAAAAGGTACGGTGGCTGATGAGGATATAGAACCAACACGGCATACTGAATTTATGAAAAAGTTCAATCAAGCTGTTGCAGACCACCCGAGATTGGAATCTGTACTGGTGCCGATTGGGGACGGTCTGACGGTATCTAGGGTGAAGTGA
- a CDS encoding antibiotic biosynthesis monooxygenase family protein: MFVQIRKWTLTEGNADKILDRFQKKPGEGPSLIEQREGFIGRELMVKNARRGEEEVVMIIRWESEEAWKAWEKSPEHIAGHRNKIKENGGKPQKPEYVIDMEIGNYTVVE; encoded by the coding sequence ATGTTTGTACAGATACGCAAATGGACATTGACAGAAGGAAATGCTGATAAGATTCTCGATAGGTTTCAGAAGAAGCCTGGTGAGGGGCCATCACTGATTGAGCAGCGAGAAGGATTCATTGGCCGTGAGCTGATGGTGAAGAATGCCCGCCGCGGAGAAGAAGAGGTAGTAATGATCATCCGCTGGGAGTCAGAAGAAGCTTGGAAAGCATGGGAGAAGAGTCCGGAGCATATTGCGGGGCATAGGAATAAGATTAAAGAGAATGGCGGGAAGCCGCAGAAGCCTGAGTATGTGATAGATATGGAGATTGGTAATTATACGGTGGTTGAGTGA
- a CDS encoding GGDEF domain-containing protein has product MKHTGKIIGSLSLLLFHSVYILYYYLRDREVEPLDLYTYPLLIWFGYWAGKQYDKVRFYSEKDELTGTYNRRYILSNFKKLSNLTEKMNNKLFVVIVDCDNFKVINDTFGHFTGDMILTKISKALAETARQSDIVARWGGDEFLLIGQSNDETEMQTVLQKLEEKIKDLSKEVKMPITLSIGSALYPDDSKNLFELIKIADHHMYGSKNSKKAL; this is encoded by the coding sequence ATGAAGCATACTGGTAAAATCATCGGAAGTTTGAGTTTGTTATTATTTCACTCCGTATATATCCTCTATTACTATCTCCGTGATAGAGAAGTAGAGCCTCTGGATTTGTATACATATCCCTTATTAATCTGGTTTGGCTATTGGGCTGGCAAACAGTATGACAAAGTGAGATTTTATTCGGAGAAAGATGAACTGACAGGGACATACAATCGAAGATATATCTTAAGCAACTTTAAAAAACTATCTAACCTAACAGAAAAAATGAACAATAAACTTTTCGTAGTAATAGTTGATTGTGATAATTTTAAAGTGATTAATGACACCTTTGGGCATTTTACAGGCGATATGATTTTGACTAAAATCAGCAAAGCACTTGCTGAAACAGCAAGACAAAGTGATATCGTCGCCCGCTGGGGTGGTGACGAATTTCTGCTCATCGGACAATCCAATGACGAGACAGAAATGCAAACCGTTCTGCAAAAACTCGAAGAGAAAATAAAAGATTTATCTAAGGAAGTAAAAATGCCTATTACACTTTCTATTGGATCTGCCCTCTATCCAGATGACAGCAAAAATTTATTTGAATTAATCAAGATTGCGGACCACCATATGTATGGCAGTAAGAATTCAAAGAAAGCCTTGTAG
- a CDS encoding RNA polymerase sigma-70 factor gives MQISDEDYVLYKPLLFSLGYRMTGSVSETEDLIQETFLRAYQLPELEVENKKAYLCRMMTNRCIDFLRSAKVKREQYVGPWNPEPLLQSGDQRTDPSEILMEKEYLSIAYLRIMEHLTPHERAVLLLREAFGFSYSEISRMIEKTEDNCRKLFSRSKLKMAAAEGESLDYQKNLSLIQRFILAFQTERTEDLLELISENVTLYSDGGGKVKAAVRPILTRQRVLAFLQGITRNLSNEVQFTLTTVNGQPAMVNYMNGRIHSTISFSIFEDRIAEIYITMNPEKLGG, from the coding sequence ATGCAAATTAGCGATGAAGATTATGTACTGTATAAGCCATTATTATTTTCTCTCGGCTACCGCATGACCGGCTCCGTCTCAGAAACAGAAGATCTGATCCAGGAAACCTTCCTCCGGGCCTACCAGCTGCCTGAACTGGAGGTTGAGAACAAAAAGGCTTATTTATGCAGAATGATGACAAACCGCTGCATCGATTTTTTAAGATCTGCCAAGGTAAAAAGAGAGCAGTACGTCGGTCCCTGGAACCCGGAACCCCTCCTGCAGTCCGGAGACCAGCGCACCGATCCGTCGGAAATCCTCATGGAAAAGGAGTATTTAAGCATCGCCTATTTACGGATAATGGAGCATCTCACCCCTCATGAACGGGCTGTCCTGCTGCTGCGGGAGGCGTTCGGCTTTTCATATTCGGAGATTAGCAGAATGATTGAAAAAACGGAAGATAACTGCCGCAAGCTGTTCAGCCGCTCCAAACTGAAAATGGCGGCAGCCGAAGGAGAAAGCCTGGATTATCAAAAGAACCTCTCATTGATCCAGCGCTTCATCCTCGCATTCCAAACAGAACGTACAGAAGACCTGCTCGAACTCATCTCAGAAAATGTCACACTCTACTCCGACGGCGGCGGAAAAGTCAAAGCAGCCGTACGTCCGATTCTGACCCGCCAGCGGGTATTGGCCTTCTTACAGGGAATTACACGCAATTTATCCAATGAAGTGCAATTTACCCTCACCACCGTCAATGGCCAGCCTGCCATGGTCAACTACATGAACGGCCGCATCCACAGCACCATAAGCTTTTCGATTTTTGAAGATCGTATTGCGGAGATTTATATTACTATGAATCCGGAGAAGCTGGGGGGATAG
- a CDS encoding phytoene desaturase family protein, translated as MTQNHWDAVIIGGGLAGLVSAAVLGKAGMKTLLLEKAKSAGGRAKTDIISGQYFNIGPHALYKNGKAVPILKELGVEINGSAPKIGGLLMDGNESFTAPFSPTGVLQSKLLNWKEKIEWIGILRRIQKLKPGQFSKLTFQQFVDETTQAPKIQKLLFTLGRLVSYSHAPEQISASVMLAHMQIGMGGVIYVDGGWQSIIDQLYNQAVTNHVQIQTSANVKPLTALDNGQWQITVSNPEPIYCSNIIYTGPPQALSGLLGESSQLPFNQFEPIKAAALDVALTRLPNPENLFAMGIDAPYYYSVHSNYARLSKKGESTILHVLKYHHPNESIDATEEKRKLENFLEVLQPGWQKYIITKRCLPQITVNGRLPMVNDTSLFTRSSAILPGLYAAGDWASPSFILSEAAAESGKQAALEVIDKEMRIKHAN; from the coding sequence ATGACTCAAAATCATTGGGATGCTGTCATCATAGGCGGCGGTTTAGCCGGCCTTGTTTCAGCAGCTGTTTTAGGAAAAGCAGGGATGAAGACTCTGCTGCTTGAAAAAGCGAAATCTGCCGGGGGACGCGCGAAAACGGATATCATCAGCGGACAGTATTTTAATATTGGACCGCATGCCCTTTATAAAAATGGCAAGGCTGTGCCCATCCTCAAAGAGTTGGGTGTAGAGATCAATGGCAGTGCGCCTAAAATAGGCGGTTTGTTAATGGATGGCAACGAATCTTTTACGGCACCATTTTCACCAACCGGGGTCCTGCAGTCAAAGCTTCTAAATTGGAAAGAAAAAATAGAATGGATAGGGATTCTGCGCAGGATTCAGAAGCTGAAGCCAGGCCAATTCAGCAAGCTCACCTTCCAGCAGTTCGTGGACGAAACAACACAGGCTCCTAAAATCCAGAAGCTTCTTTTTACACTTGGACGTCTTGTGAGCTATTCCCATGCCCCCGAACAAATCAGTGCGAGCGTCATGCTGGCCCACATGCAAATCGGCATGGGCGGTGTGATTTATGTGGATGGCGGGTGGCAATCCATCATTGATCAGCTGTACAACCAAGCCGTGACCAACCATGTACAGATTCAGACCAGTGCAAATGTGAAGCCGCTGACTGCTTTGGACAACGGCCAGTGGCAGATCACAGTATCCAATCCGGAACCGATCTATTGCAGTAACATCATTTATACCGGCCCCCCTCAAGCACTGAGTGGTCTGCTCGGCGAATCCAGCCAGCTCCCTTTCAATCAATTTGAACCGATCAAAGCGGCTGCATTGGATGTTGCATTAACCAGGCTTCCCAATCCGGAAAACTTATTTGCCATGGGAATCGATGCACCCTACTATTATTCTGTTCACTCCAACTATGCCCGGCTGTCAAAGAAAGGAGAAAGCACCATTCTCCATGTGCTGAAATACCACCATCCCAATGAGTCCATTGATGCTACTGAAGAAAAAAGGAAGCTGGAGAATTTTTTAGAGGTATTACAGCCTGGCTGGCAGAAATATATCATTACGAAGAGATGCCTTCCGCAAATAACGGTGAATGGCCGATTGCCAATGGTCAATGACACATCATTATTTACCCGCAGCTCCGCCATCCTCCCCGGGCTCTACGCTGCTGGAGATTGGGCCTCGCCTTCTTTCATATTGTCAGAGGCGGCAGCGGAAAGCGGAAAACAGGCCGCTCTGGAAGTGATCGATAAAGAAATGAGGATCAAGCATGCAAATTAG
- a CDS encoding SWIM zinc finger family protein codes for MNLSNFKSAIDAAILDRGHDCYIDGRLEHIETNAGNKYFFQAEGTDFYEVWVEIKEDGEIADSECDCPYNYGPICKHQAAAFYQLAEMLDGVKQEHRAMKKTEKVPALEEVLADLSKEELVQILLEAAYYDEGLERKLLLKYVKGDSKQELKAFKKLIKEIVREYKGRDGFITSRNAGRFTVELETVLEKAGDVSDPELAADISLLLLEEAKASFQYTDDSDGDVGFLIKGTLEKIEEIAMDAAGSDQGEVVFYKLLKAANSNMFEGWDEFQIDLLQICLIFASTDYYREQLRNIIESQLLREAPDDRYSKYRKENLLQLLYQLLDQYGPAEEAMSLCRSTCTFPLLESSCWRNI; via the coding sequence ATGAACTTAAGTAATTTCAAAAGTGCAATTGATGCCGCGATTCTCGACAGAGGACATGACTGTTATATAGACGGGCGCCTGGAGCATATAGAAACCAATGCTGGAAATAAGTATTTTTTCCAAGCGGAGGGGACGGATTTTTATGAGGTTTGGGTTGAGATTAAGGAAGATGGGGAGATTGCCGATTCCGAATGTGATTGTCCCTATAATTATGGCCCGATCTGTAAGCACCAGGCTGCAGCTTTTTACCAGCTGGCGGAAATGTTGGATGGAGTTAAGCAGGAACATAGGGCAATGAAAAAAACTGAGAAAGTTCCCGCTCTGGAAGAGGTCCTGGCTGATTTATCAAAGGAAGAATTGGTTCAAATTCTTCTGGAAGCCGCCTATTATGATGAGGGACTTGAAAGAAAACTCTTATTGAAATATGTAAAGGGAGACAGCAAACAAGAGCTGAAGGCATTCAAAAAGCTGATCAAGGAAATTGTGAGGGAGTATAAAGGCCGGGACGGGTTCATTACTTCCAGGAACGCTGGCCGGTTTACGGTCGAGCTGGAAACAGTCCTCGAAAAAGCGGGTGATGTTAGTGATCCGGAGCTGGCTGCTGATATTTCTTTGTTACTTCTGGAGGAAGCTAAAGCTTCCTTTCAATATACAGATGATTCAGATGGGGACGTTGGTTTTCTAATCAAGGGGACTCTCGAGAAGATTGAGGAAATCGCCATGGATGCAGCTGGAAGTGACCAGGGAGAAGTGGTGTTCTACAAGCTATTAAAGGCTGCAAATAGTAACATGTTTGAAGGCTGGGACGAATTCCAGATTGACCTTCTCCAAATTTGTCTGATATTTGCCTCGACTGATTATTATAGAGAACAATTAAGAAATATTATTGAGTCCCAGCTACTAAGAGAAGCGCCGGATGATAGGTATTCGAAATACAGGAAGGAAAACCTGCTTCAGCTATTATACCAGCTGCTTGATCAGTATGGGCCGGCGGAGGAAGCGATGAGTTTATGCAGGAGCACCTGCACTTTTCCTCTTTTAGAAAGCAGCTGCTGGAGAAATATCTAG